In Scleropages formosus chromosome 20, fSclFor1.1, whole genome shotgun sequence, a single window of DNA contains:
- the LOC108919360 gene encoding WD repeat-containing protein 5-like isoform X1, protein MDSDTHSGPELDYTHTDTHGKSEFDVNAEADASGDEAEHKDAFSGAAGSPDERFRTEKRAPSSGSTSTQPKLEGDLYVHSVLDCECDAIVCQFSPDGSLLAVGLNNGTIKVFSVDTGSVVQALRDSESILSSLPVTALRFFVSSLSHTLLLATYASGTVKCWYVWGGELLWEIRELKWTGGWEEGQSQRQTFSLSVSSSGEKALTGGSDAAIHLYDLHTHQRLLTCSASSAKTVMDGHRFRVFAVTFHPEKEKEFISGGWDNTIQFWDTRQQHAVRMLSGPHICGDALEIDPAASQILSGSWRKDNTLEVWEYGSGRKVCEVPNDPHGQSRIYTCHWLGHDHILAAGSQSNMLRIVNRHTLLSVSRLLDLPSAIFSSCVCPQGRWMGFIAATSGNRVFLLDRKSLQSTR, encoded by the exons ATGGACAGTGATACACACTCGGGTCCAGAGCtggactacacacacactgatacacacgGCAAAAGTGAATTTGACGTCAATGCTGAAGCTGATGCCAGTGGAGATGAAGCAGAACACAAAGATGCATTTAGTGGAGCAGCAGGGAGCCCCGATGAACGCTTCCGTACGGAAAAAAGAGCACCATCAAGCGGAAGCACTTCCACGCAGCCCAAGCTGGAGGGAGACCTCTATGTGCACAGTGTACT GGACTGTGAGTGTGACGCCATAGTGTGCCAGTTCAGCCCTGATGGGTCTCTTCTTGCTGTTGGGCTGAACAACGGGACAATTAAG GTGTTCAGTGTTGACACTGGCAGTGTTGTCCAAGCCCTGAGGGACAGCGAGAGCATCCTGTCCTCTCTGCCCGTGACAGCACTGCGGTTCTTTGTCAGCTCGCTGTCTCACACCCTCCTGCTGGCCACCT ATGCCAGTGGCACTGTGAAGTGCTGGTATGTGTGGGGAGGAGAGCTTTTGTGGGAAATAAGAGAACTCAAATGGACCGGTGGATGGGAAGAGGGGCAGAGTCAGAGGCAGACCTTCTCTCTGTCCGTCTCCTCCTCGGGAGAGAAAGCACTCACCGGGGGGTCCGATGCTGCCATACACCTGTATGACCTTCACACTCATCAGAGACTACTTACTTGTAGTGCAAG TTCTGCAAAGACAGTTATGGATGGTCACAGGTTCCGTGTTTTTGCTGTGACCTTCCAcccagagaaggagaaggagtttATTTCCGGAGGCTGGGATAACACCATACAG TTTTGGGACACCAGACAACAGCACGCTGTCAG GATGCTCTCTGGTCCACATATCTGTGGCGACGCTCTCGAGATTGACCCAGCGGCCAGTCAGATTCTTTCCGGATCCTGGAGGAAAGACAACACCCTCGAG GTGTGGGAGTATGGTTCCGGGCGAAAAGTGTGCGAGGTGCCTAATGACCCCCACGGACAAAGCAGA ATCTACACTTGCCATTGGCTGGGACACGATCACATTTTGGCAGCTGGTAGCCAATCGAATATGCTGAGAATCGTCAACCGCCACACACTGCTG TCCGTTTCCAGGCTGCTTGATTTGCCATCAGCCATCTTCAGTTCCTGTGTCTGTCCTCAGGGAAGGTGGATGGGGTTCATTGCGGCCACTTCAGGAAACAGAGTCTTTCTGCTAGACAGGAAAAGCCTTCAGTCAACAAGATAG
- the LOC108919360 gene encoding WD repeat-containing protein 38-like isoform X2, which produces MDSDTHSGPELDYTHTDTHGKSEFDVNAEADASGDEAEHKDAFSGAAGSPDERFRTEKRAPSSGSTSTQPKLEGDLYVHSVLDCECDAIVCQFSPDGSLLAVGLNNGTIKVFSVDTGSVVQALRDSESILSSLPVTALRFFVSSLSHTLLLATYASGTVKCWYVWGGELLWEIRELKWTGGWEEGQSQRQTFSLSVSSSGEKALTGGSDAAIHLYDLHTHQRLLTCSASSAKTVMDGHRFRVFAVTFHPEKEKEFISGGWDNTIQFWDTRQQHAVRMLSGPHICGDALEIDPAASQILSGSWRKDNTLEFLRCPTGVGVWFRAKSVRGA; this is translated from the exons ATGGACAGTGATACACACTCGGGTCCAGAGCtggactacacacacactgatacacacgGCAAAAGTGAATTTGACGTCAATGCTGAAGCTGATGCCAGTGGAGATGAAGCAGAACACAAAGATGCATTTAGTGGAGCAGCAGGGAGCCCCGATGAACGCTTCCGTACGGAAAAAAGAGCACCATCAAGCGGAAGCACTTCCACGCAGCCCAAGCTGGAGGGAGACCTCTATGTGCACAGTGTACT GGACTGTGAGTGTGACGCCATAGTGTGCCAGTTCAGCCCTGATGGGTCTCTTCTTGCTGTTGGGCTGAACAACGGGACAATTAAG GTGTTCAGTGTTGACACTGGCAGTGTTGTCCAAGCCCTGAGGGACAGCGAGAGCATCCTGTCCTCTCTGCCCGTGACAGCACTGCGGTTCTTTGTCAGCTCGCTGTCTCACACCCTCCTGCTGGCCACCT ATGCCAGTGGCACTGTGAAGTGCTGGTATGTGTGGGGAGGAGAGCTTTTGTGGGAAATAAGAGAACTCAAATGGACCGGTGGATGGGAAGAGGGGCAGAGTCAGAGGCAGACCTTCTCTCTGTCCGTCTCCTCCTCGGGAGAGAAAGCACTCACCGGGGGGTCCGATGCTGCCATACACCTGTATGACCTTCACACTCATCAGAGACTACTTACTTGTAGTGCAAG TTCTGCAAAGACAGTTATGGATGGTCACAGGTTCCGTGTTTTTGCTGTGACCTTCCAcccagagaaggagaaggagtttATTTCCGGAGGCTGGGATAACACCATACAG TTTTGGGACACCAGACAACAGCACGCTGTCAG GATGCTCTCTGGTCCACATATCTGTGGCGACGCTCTCGAGATTGACCCAGCGGCCAGTCAGATTCTTTCCGGATCCTGGAGGAAAGACAACACCCTCGAG TTTCTCCGCTGTCCCACAGGTGTGGGAGTATGGTTCCGGGCGAAAAGTGTGCGAGGTGCCTAA
- the LOC108919401 gene encoding sulfotransferase 1 family member D1-like, protein MEKLAYKEAILKAGDALRRFPLRNVRGVPLMEPIAQNWDSISSFNPDPSDILISTYPKAGTTWTQEIVDLLLHKGDAEACKRAPTVVRIPFLEIVTPPPIPSGLELLSQMKPPRVIKTHLPIQLVPEGFWKNKCKVIYIARNAKDTLVSYFYFDQMNLTQPEPGPWDGYIHKFMKGELAWGSWYDHVKGYWEEREKKNILYLFYEDMKENTRREVERIMRYLDLSIPDDVITQIIKLTSFKVMKDNPMANYTFIPKSLFDHSRSPFMRKGEVGDWVNHFSPEQVKMFDEDYERQMKNSNIPFRTTI, encoded by the exons ATGGAGAAACTGGCATACAAGGAAGCCATCCTAAAAGCGGGCGATGCTCTCCGTCGCTTCCCTCTGAGGAACGTCAGAGGTGTTCCGCTGATGGAGCCCATTGCCCAAAACTGGGATTCCATCTCATCATTTAACCCTGATCCTTCCGATATTCTCATTTCTACTTACCCCAAAGCCG GAACCACATGGACTCAGGAGATCGTGGACCTGTTGCTCCACAAGGGAGATGCAGAAGCGTGCAAGAGAGCCCCGACGGTGGTGCGGATCCCCTTCCTCGAGATCGTAACGCCGCCCCCCATCCCATCCG GTCTGGAGCTCCTGAGCCAAATGAAGCCACCCAGAGTAATTAAGACTCATCTCCCAATCCAACTGGTGCCTGAGGgtttctggaaaaacaaatgcaag GTGATTTACATAGCCCGCAATGCCAAGGATACCCTCGTGAGCTACTTCTACTTTGATCAGATGAACCTGACCCAACCTGAACCGGGACCCTGGGACGGCTACATCCACAAGTTTATGAAGGGAGAGC TGGCCTGGGGCTCCTGGTACGACCATGTGAAGGGTTActgggaagagagagaaaaaaagaatattctCTACTTATTTTATGAAGACATGAAGGAG AATACCCGTCGGGAAGTGGAACGCATCATGCGCTATCTGGATCTCTCCATTCCTGATGATGTCATAACACAAATTATCAAGCTTACATCGTTCAAAGTCATGAAGGACAACCCTATGGCAAACTACACTTTTATCCCTAAGTCACTCTTTGACCATTCGCGTTCTCCTTTCATGAGAAaag GAGAAGTGGGTGACTGGGTCAATCATTTCTCCCCAGAACAAGTAAAGATGTTTGATGAAGATTACGAACGACAAATGAAAAACTCAAATATTCCCTTTAGGACCACCATATGA